In a single window of the Streptomyces sp. NBC_00094 genome:
- a CDS encoding PAC2 family protein has protein sequence MIELEGVPELIDPVMVAAFEGWNDAGDAASTAVAHLDREWKGEVFAALDAEDYYDFQVNRPTVFLDNGVRKITWPTTRLSVVRIGGDKPRDLVLVRGIEPSMRWRSFCNELLAFAHELGVEMVVILGALLGDTPHTRPVPVSGVTSDPDLARTMDLEETRYEGPTGIVGILQEACTHAGVPAVSLWAAVPHYVSQPPNPKATLALLNRLEDLIGLRIPLGELAEDARAWQLGVDQLAAEDSEVAEYVQTLEEARDTAELPEASGEAIAREFERYLRRREPGSGPGGGPGVATEGGDSPFLRDTGSGRTRPPKPERPGPEAAPTPDAGTEAAPATPDAEAETETEAATEAPAAESPAESSAEPPEESPEESPGESPGESGNGDSEQ, from the coding sequence GTGATCGAGCTCGAGGGGGTACCCGAGCTGATCGACCCGGTCATGGTGGCCGCGTTCGAGGGCTGGAACGACGCCGGCGACGCCGCCTCCACCGCGGTCGCCCATCTGGACCGGGAATGGAAGGGCGAGGTGTTCGCGGCCCTCGACGCCGAGGACTACTACGACTTCCAGGTCAACCGCCCCACGGTCTTCCTGGACAACGGCGTCCGGAAGATCACCTGGCCGACGACCCGGCTCTCCGTGGTCCGGATCGGCGGCGACAAGCCCCGCGACCTGGTGCTCGTGCGCGGGATCGAGCCCTCGATGCGCTGGCGCTCCTTCTGCAACGAGCTGCTCGCCTTCGCCCACGAGCTGGGGGTGGAGATGGTGGTGATCCTGGGCGCGCTGCTCGGGGACACCCCGCACACCCGGCCGGTCCCCGTCAGCGGGGTGACGTCCGATCCGGACCTGGCGCGGACGATGGACCTGGAGGAGACCCGGTACGAGGGTCCGACGGGCATCGTCGGCATCCTCCAGGAGGCGTGCACGCACGCGGGCGTGCCGGCCGTGAGCCTCTGGGCCGCGGTGCCGCACTACGTGTCGCAGCCGCCGAACCCGAAGGCGACGCTGGCCCTCCTCAACCGTCTGGAGGACCTGATCGGGCTGCGCATCCCGCTGGGCGAGCTGGCCGAGGACGCGCGGGCCTGGCAGCTGGGCGTGGACCAGCTGGCCGCCGAGGACAGCGAGGTCGCCGAGTACGTGCAGACCCTGGAGGAGGCGCGGGACACGGCGGAGCTGCCGGAGGCCTCCGGCGAGGCCATCGCCCGCGAGTTCGAGCGCTACCTGCGGCGGCGCGAGCCGGGCAGCGGGCCCGGCGGCGGTCCCGGGGTCGCGACGGAGGGCGGCGACTCGCCGTTCCTCCGGGACACCGGGAGCGGCCGGACGAGGCCGCCGAAGCCGGAGCGGCCGGGGCCGGAGGCGGCGCCCACGCCGGACGCGGGAACCGAGGCGGCGCCTGCGACGCCGGACGCGGAGGCGGAGACGGAGACGGAGGCGGCGACCGAGGCGCCCGCCGCCGAGTCGCCCGCGGAGTCGTCTGCGGAACCGCCCGAGGAATCGCCGGAGGAATCGCCCGGGGAGTCGCCCGGCGAGAGCGGGAACGGCGACTCGGAGCAGTAG
- a CDS encoding glycerol-3-phosphate dehydrogenase/oxidase, with protein MTTLQSVPALGTHPAAGSLPSRAETREQLSKATYDLLVIGGGILGISTAWHAAQSGLRVALVDAGDFAGATSSASSKLLHGGLRYLQTGAVKLVAENHFERRAVSRQVAPHLANPLTFYLPVYKGGPHGAAKLGAGVFAYSALSAFGDGVGHLLSPAKAAQDVPELRTDNLKAVAVYGDDQMNDARMALMTVRAAVDAGATVLNHAEVTGLRFTRGRVTGAELKDRTSGDEFGVTARLVLNATGPWVDHLRRMEDPNAAPSIRLSKGAHLVLKRTSPWKAALATPIDKYRITFALPWEDMLLLGTTDEEYEGDPGQVEVTEKDTAQILDEAAFSIRDQQLSRDLITYAFAGLRVLPGGPGDTSKAKRETVVTEGRGGMLSVAGGKWTTFRHIGRTVMKKLEALPGHPLGDDYESVSTLPKRLPLPGIANPNAVAHRLLVDGPAPGPRMSADTAKHLATHYGSLAFDIARMANENPDLARRIHPDAPEIWAQVAYARDHEWAETADDVLRRRTTLTIRGLATDEIRAGVESMLRK; from the coding sequence ATGACCACCCTGCAGAGCGTCCCTGCCCTCGGGACGCACCCGGCCGCCGGTTCGCTCCCGAGCCGCGCCGAGACCAGAGAACAGCTCTCCAAGGCGACGTACGACCTCCTGGTCATCGGCGGCGGCATCCTGGGCATCTCCACCGCCTGGCACGCCGCGCAGTCCGGTCTGCGGGTGGCCCTGGTGGACGCCGGCGACTTCGCCGGCGCCACCTCCTCCGCCTCCTCCAAGCTCCTCCACGGCGGTCTGCGCTACCTGCAGACCGGTGCGGTGAAGCTGGTGGCGGAGAACCACTTCGAGCGGCGTGCGGTGTCGCGTCAGGTGGCACCGCACCTCGCCAACCCGCTCACGTTCTACCTGCCCGTCTACAAGGGCGGCCCGCACGGCGCCGCCAAGCTGGGCGCCGGTGTCTTCGCGTACTCCGCGCTCTCCGCCTTCGGCGACGGTGTCGGGCACCTGCTCTCCCCCGCCAAGGCCGCGCAGGACGTACCGGAGCTGCGGACGGACAACCTGAAGGCCGTGGCCGTCTACGGCGACGACCAGATGAACGACGCCCGCATGGCGCTGATGACGGTCCGCGCCGCCGTCGACGCCGGGGCGACCGTCCTCAACCACGCCGAGGTCACCGGCCTCCGCTTCACCCGGGGCCGGGTCACGGGCGCGGAGCTCAAGGACCGCACCAGCGGCGACGAGTTCGGCGTCACCGCCCGCCTCGTGCTCAACGCGACCGGCCCGTGGGTCGACCACCTGCGCAGGATGGAGGACCCGAACGCGGCCCCCTCCATCCGCCTCTCCAAGGGCGCGCACCTGGTCCTCAAGCGGACCTCGCCGTGGAAGGCCGCGCTGGCCACGCCGATCGACAAGTACCGCATCACCTTCGCCCTCCCCTGGGAGGACATGCTGCTGCTCGGCACGACCGACGAGGAGTACGAGGGTGACCCCGGCCAGGTCGAGGTCACCGAGAAGGACACCGCGCAGATCCTCGACGAGGCCGCCTTCTCCATCCGCGACCAGCAGCTCTCGCGCGATCTCATCACGTACGCCTTCGCCGGTCTGCGGGTGCTTCCGGGCGGGCCCGGCGACACCTCCAAGGCCAAGCGCGAGACGGTCGTCACCGAGGGCCGCGGCGGGATGCTGTCGGTGGCCGGCGGCAAGTGGACGACCTTCCGCCACATCGGCCGTACGGTGATGAAGAAGCTGGAGGCCCTGCCGGGCCACCCGCTGGGCGACGACTACGAGTCGGTCTCCACGCTGCCGAAGCGGCTCCCGCTGCCCGGCATCGCCAACCCGAACGCGGTCGCGCACCGGCTCCTCGTCGACGGCCCGGCGCCCGGCCCGCGCATGTCCGCCGACACCGCCAAGCACCTGGCGACGCACTACGGCTCGCTCGCCTTCGACATCGCCCGCATGGCGAACGAGAACCCGGACCTGGCGCGGCGGATCCACCCGGACGCCCCGGAGATCTGGGCGCAGGTCGCCTACGCCCGCGACCACGAGTGGGCCGAGACGGCGGACGACGTGCTGCGCCGCCGTACGACGCTGACGATACGAGGCCTGGCGACGGACGAGATCCGCGCGGGGGTCGAGTCCATGCTGCGGAAGTAA
- a CDS encoding IclR family transcriptional regulator has protein sequence MAKNIQSLERAAAMLRLLAGGERRLGLSDIASSLGLAKGTAHGILRTLQAEGFVEQEAASGRYQLGAELLRLGNSYLDVHELRARALVWTDDLARSSGESVHLGVLHQRGVLIVHHVFRPDDSRQVLEVGAMQPLHSTALGKVLSAYDPVAHSEVLEVEREAFTPRTTTELDAFESLLDLTRAKGWAADVEETWEGLASVAAPIHDRRRMPVGAVAVTGAVERLCPGGELRPELVAAVRDCARAVSRDLGAGRF, from the coding sequence ATGGCGAAGAACATCCAGTCGCTTGAACGGGCTGCCGCGATGCTGCGACTGCTCGCCGGCGGCGAGCGCCGGCTCGGCCTGTCCGACATCGCGTCCTCGCTGGGGCTCGCGAAGGGCACGGCCCACGGGATCCTGCGCACCCTCCAGGCGGAGGGCTTCGTGGAGCAGGAGGCGGCCTCGGGCCGCTACCAGCTGGGGGCGGAGCTGCTGCGGCTCGGCAACAGCTATCTGGACGTGCACGAGCTGCGGGCCCGGGCCCTCGTCTGGACCGACGACCTCGCGCGGTCGAGCGGCGAGAGCGTGCACCTGGGGGTGCTGCACCAGCGGGGCGTCCTGATCGTGCACCACGTCTTCCGGCCCGACGACAGCCGCCAGGTCCTGGAGGTGGGGGCCATGCAGCCGCTGCACTCCACGGCCCTCGGCAAGGTCCTCTCGGCGTACGACCCGGTGGCCCACAGCGAGGTGCTGGAGGTCGAGCGCGAGGCGTTCACGCCCCGTACGACGACCGAGCTCGACGCGTTCGAGTCCTTGCTCGACCTGACGCGGGCCAAGGGCTGGGCGGCGGACGTCGAGGAGACCTGGGAGGGCCTGGCCTCGGTGGCGGCGCCGATCCACGACCGGCGGCGGATGCCGGTGGGTGCCGTGGCGGTCACGGGCGCGGTGGAGCGGCTCTGCCCCGGCGGGGAACTGCGCCCCGAACTGGTGGCGGCGGTGCGGGACTGCGCCCGCGCCGTCTCGCGCGACCTGGGGGCCGGCCGCTTCTGA
- a CDS encoding NPCBM/NEW2 domain-containing protein yields the protein MQSSMRMRAAVAGALLGLLTAFAGPGGSATAEPSDTTVGDVTGFAADGAVYRLTAGQAEARVSFVTADTFRIELAPDGKFTDPTGTDITLPQGPPPATHWRDLGDRYELATAEVTLRVAKSPLRFSAVRADGTPLWSETQGLSWNQDRTTQTLARGADEQFYGAGMQNGRGNTSHRDKTVEVGVDYNWNDGGHPNSVPFYLSSAGYGVYRNTYAPNTYAFTEPVTTTARERRFDAYYFAGTGGDAAKDVIGQYTRLTGKPFLPPVYGLEIGDADCYLHNANRGERHTLDALEVADGYVANDMPNGWMLVNDGYGCGYENLAEASAGLGERGMKLGLWTEDGIDTLEEQVKAGQRVAKLDVAWVGEGYKFALDGCKDAHAGIEAHSDARGFTWAPESWSGAQRCGVQWSGDQSGSWEYIRWQIPTYAGASMSGLAYTTGDVDGIFGGSAKTYTRDLQWKTFLPVTMTMDGWAAEDKQPFRYGEPYTSINRASLKLHEALLPYIYSHAHRATKTGIGLARPLALEYPDDPKAAGEAAKYEFLSGEDFLVAPVYRDAVERDGIYLPKGTWIDYWSGRTYEGPLTLDDYSAPLDTLPLFVRAGATVPMWPGDIRSYTDRAPGDPIAWDVYPKGDSSFELYEDDGVTREHRGGRYATQRADVRAPNGGPGDVSVRIGASKGTYTGKPTARPYAFTVHTGDAPGTVRLDGSKLPALTSRAAFDAATQGWWYDRDERGGVVRVKTAALPTDRGFELRLTDTSAVGGAVQGASATLAAPTGQELGAGSPGTVVVDVTAGTRDATDVRVTVDAPAGWQVTPAAAIDRIPAGTTRRVEVTVTPAADVRIGEAALTATARHRSAGTDRTAVQRFAVGVMPSPPTADAWASDLDWLRSTNGWGPAERDRSNGESGAADGNALTLAGKTYEKGIGGHADSDIEFYLGGRCTAFTADVGIDDEINGYGDVAFSVEADGRVLWTSPRLTGASATLPVDVDVTGARHVRLRITDTNGSKSGDHGDWAAARFSCA from the coding sequence ATGCAATCATCAATGCGCATGAGAGCTGCAGTCGCCGGTGCACTGCTCGGGTTGCTCACCGCCTTCGCGGGACCCGGTGGCAGCGCCACGGCCGAACCGTCCGACACCACCGTCGGCGACGTCACGGGATTCGCCGCCGACGGAGCCGTCTACCGGCTGACCGCGGGCCAGGCGGAGGCCCGCGTCTCCTTCGTCACCGCCGACACCTTCCGCATCGAACTCGCCCCCGACGGCAAGTTCACCGACCCCACCGGCACCGACATCACCCTGCCCCAGGGCCCGCCCCCGGCCACCCACTGGCGCGACCTCGGCGACCGGTACGAACTCGCCACCGCCGAGGTGACCCTGCGCGTGGCCAAGTCGCCGCTGCGCTTCTCCGCCGTACGCGCCGACGGCACCCCTCTCTGGTCCGAGACCCAGGGCCTCAGCTGGAACCAGGACCGCACCACCCAGACGCTCGCCCGCGGCGCCGACGAGCAGTTCTACGGCGCCGGAATGCAGAACGGCCGCGGCAACACCTCCCACCGCGACAAGACCGTCGAGGTCGGCGTCGACTACAACTGGAACGACGGAGGCCACCCCAACTCCGTCCCCTTCTACCTCTCCTCCGCCGGATACGGCGTCTACCGCAACACCTACGCCCCGAACACCTACGCCTTCACCGAACCCGTCACCACCACCGCGCGGGAACGGCGCTTCGACGCCTACTACTTCGCCGGCACCGGCGGCGACGCCGCCAAGGACGTCATCGGCCAGTACACCCGCCTCACGGGCAAGCCCTTCCTGCCGCCCGTGTACGGCCTGGAGATCGGCGACGCCGACTGCTACCTCCACAACGCCAACCGCGGCGAACGCCACACCCTCGACGCGCTCGAGGTCGCGGACGGCTACGTCGCCAACGACATGCCCAACGGCTGGATGCTCGTCAACGACGGCTACGGCTGCGGCTACGAGAACCTCGCCGAGGCCTCCGCCGGACTCGGCGAGCGCGGCATGAAGCTCGGCCTGTGGACCGAGGACGGCATCGACACGCTCGAAGAGCAGGTCAAGGCCGGCCAACGGGTCGCCAAGCTCGACGTCGCCTGGGTCGGCGAGGGCTACAAGTTCGCCCTCGACGGCTGCAAGGACGCCCACGCCGGCATCGAGGCCCACAGCGACGCCCGCGGCTTCACCTGGGCCCCCGAGAGCTGGTCCGGCGCCCAGCGCTGCGGCGTCCAGTGGTCCGGCGACCAGTCCGGCAGCTGGGAGTACATCCGCTGGCAGATCCCGACCTACGCGGGCGCCTCCATGTCCGGCCTCGCCTACACCACCGGCGACGTCGACGGCATCTTCGGCGGCAGCGCCAAGACGTACACCCGCGACCTCCAGTGGAAGACGTTCCTCCCGGTCACCATGACCATGGACGGCTGGGCCGCCGAGGACAAGCAGCCCTTCCGGTACGGCGAGCCGTACACCTCGATCAACCGCGCCTCCCTCAAGCTCCACGAAGCCCTGCTCCCGTACATCTACAGCCACGCCCACCGGGCCACGAAGACCGGCATCGGCCTCGCCCGGCCGCTCGCCCTGGAGTACCCGGACGACCCGAAGGCCGCGGGCGAGGCCGCGAAGTACGAGTTCCTCAGCGGCGAGGACTTCCTCGTCGCCCCCGTCTACCGCGACGCCGTCGAACGCGACGGCATCTACCTCCCCAAGGGCACCTGGATCGACTACTGGAGCGGCCGTACGTACGAGGGCCCGCTCACCCTCGACGACTACAGCGCCCCGCTCGACACCCTGCCCCTGTTCGTCCGGGCCGGTGCCACCGTCCCCATGTGGCCCGGTGACATCCGCTCGTACACCGACCGCGCCCCCGGCGACCCGATCGCCTGGGACGTCTACCCGAAGGGCGACTCCTCCTTCGAGCTGTACGAGGACGACGGCGTCACCCGCGAGCACCGCGGCGGCAGGTACGCCACCCAGCGCGCCGACGTCCGCGCCCCGAACGGCGGCCCCGGCGACGTCTCCGTCCGGATCGGCGCGAGCAAGGGCACGTACACCGGAAAGCCCACCGCCCGGCCGTACGCCTTCACCGTCCACACCGGCGACGCCCCCGGCACCGTCCGGCTCGACGGGAGCAAGCTGCCCGCCCTCACCTCCCGCGCCGCCTTCGACGCCGCCACCCAGGGCTGGTGGTACGACCGCGACGAGCGCGGGGGAGTCGTCCGGGTCAAGACCGCGGCCCTGCCCACCGACCGAGGCTTCGAACTGCGACTGACCGACACCAGCGCGGTCGGTGGCGCCGTACAGGGCGCCTCCGCCACCCTCGCCGCCCCCACCGGACAGGAGCTCGGCGCGGGCAGCCCGGGCACGGTCGTCGTGGACGTCACCGCGGGCACCCGGGACGCCACCGACGTCCGTGTCACCGTCGACGCCCCGGCCGGCTGGCAGGTCACCCCGGCGGCGGCGATCGACCGGATCCCGGCCGGCACCACCCGGCGCGTCGAGGTCACCGTCACTCCGGCCGCGGACGTGAGGATCGGAGAGGCCGCCCTCACCGCGACGGCGCGCCACCGCTCGGCGGGCACCGACCGCACCGCCGTGCAGCGGTTCGCGGTCGGGGTGATGCCCTCGCCGCCGACGGCCGACGCCTGGGCGAGCGACCTCGACTGGCTGCGCTCCACCAACGGTTGGGGGCCGGCCGAACGCGACCGCTCCAACGGCGAGTCCGGCGCCGCCGACGGCAACGCCCTCACCCTGGCGGGGAAGACCTACGAGAAGGGGATCGGCGGCCACGCCGACTCCGACATCGAGTTCTACCTCGGCGGGCGCTGCACCGCCTTCACCGCGGACGTCGGCATCGACGACGAGATCAACGGCTACGGGGACGTCGCCTTCTCCGTCGAGGCGGACGGCAGGGTCCTGTGGACCTCGCCCCGGCTGACGGGGGCGTCCGCGACCCTGCCGGTGGACGTCGACGTGACCGGAGCCCGGCACGTCCGGCTGCGGATCACGGACACCAACGGGTCCAAGAGCGGCGACCACGGCGACTGGGCGGCGGCCCGGTTCAGCTGCGCGTGA
- a CDS encoding LLM class flavin-dependent oxidoreductase: protein MKFQVLTIVHHSPHPLTGELLTAADRLEQVVTLGETAERLGFDAYAVGERHAGPFLSSAPTVLLAALAARTRRIRLLTGVTVLAILDPVRVAEDYATLDQLSRGRLELVVGKGAEAGHFDLFGLDEERQWELQKEKYELLRRLWAEESVDWEGEFRPPLKNVTTVPRPYAGPPRIWHGSATSLHSPELAARHGDPLFTANAIQPREAYARLIAHYREKFEEYGHDPAHARVAAGSGGLLIADTAEQAVARYRDLYEAKVRQSFKPHLEGKAGYNTPFRTIEDAVADGPQLIGSPQQIIDKILGYHEHYGHDLQSVTVDTFGQSTAEQIETLQRFAEEIAPVVRREAPSTLWEE from the coding sequence ATGAAGTTTCAGGTCCTCACGATCGTCCACCACTCCCCGCACCCGCTCACCGGCGAACTCCTCACCGCCGCCGACCGGTTGGAGCAGGTCGTCACGCTCGGCGAGACCGCCGAACGCCTCGGCTTCGACGCCTACGCGGTCGGCGAGCGGCACGCGGGCCCGTTCCTCTCCTCCGCCCCGACCGTGCTGCTCGCCGCGCTGGCCGCCCGTACCCGCCGGATCCGGCTCCTCACCGGTGTCACCGTCCTCGCGATCCTCGATCCCGTCCGCGTCGCCGAGGACTACGCCACGCTCGACCAGCTCTCCCGGGGCCGGCTCGAACTCGTCGTCGGCAAGGGTGCGGAGGCCGGTCACTTCGACCTCTTCGGCCTGGACGAGGAGCGGCAGTGGGAGCTCCAGAAGGAGAAGTACGAGCTGCTGCGCCGGCTCTGGGCGGAGGAGAGCGTCGACTGGGAGGGCGAGTTCCGGCCGCCGCTGAAGAACGTCACGACGGTGCCACGCCCGTACGCGGGTCCGCCCCGGATCTGGCACGGCTCCGCCACCAGCCTCCACTCCCCCGAGCTCGCGGCGAGACACGGGGATCCGCTCTTCACCGCCAACGCGATCCAGCCGAGGGAGGCGTACGCGCGGCTCATCGCCCACTACCGCGAGAAGTTCGAGGAGTACGGGCACGATCCGGCCCACGCGCGCGTGGCGGCCGGTTCGGGCGGGCTGCTCATCGCCGACACCGCCGAGCAGGCCGTCGCCCGCTACCGGGACCTGTACGAGGCGAAGGTGCGGCAGAGCTTCAAGCCGCACCTGGAGGGGAAGGCCGGCTACAACACCCCGTTCCGCACGATCGAGGACGCCGTCGCGGACGGCCCCCAGCTGATCGGTTCGCCGCAGCAGATCATCGACAAGATCCTCGGCTACCACGAGCACTACGGCCACGACCTCCAGTCCGTCACCGTCGACACCTTCGGCCAGTCCACGGCCGAGCAGATCGAGACGCTCCAGCGCTTCGCCGAGGAGATCGCGCCGGTGGTGCGGAGGGAGGCGCCGAGCACGCTCTGGGAGGAGTGA
- a CDS encoding MIP/aquaporin family protein, which yields MSSSDIFLGETIGTAVLILLGGGVCAAVTLKSSKARNAGWLAITFGWGFAVLTAVYMTASLSGAHLNPAVTVGIAVKDGEWGNVPVYLAGQLLGAMIGAALVWVAYYGQFQAHLTDPETVGEKPIEGPGPVLGIFSTGPEIRNVWQNLATEIIGTVVLVLAVLTQGLNDSGKGLGVIGGLITALVVVSIGLSLGGPTGYAINPARDLGPRIVHALLPLPNKGGSDWSYSWIPVAGPLIGGAVAAGIYNIAFA from the coding sequence GTGTCCAGCTCCGACATCTTCCTCGGCGAGACCATCGGTACCGCCGTACTCATCCTGCTCGGCGGCGGTGTCTGTGCCGCCGTCACGCTCAAGAGCTCGAAGGCCCGTAACGCGGGCTGGCTCGCGATCACCTTCGGGTGGGGCTTCGCCGTCTTGACGGCCGTCTACATGACGGCTTCCCTCTCCGGCGCCCATCTGAACCCCGCCGTCACGGTCGGAATCGCGGTCAAGGACGGGGAGTGGGGCAACGTCCCCGTGTACCTCGCCGGCCAGCTGCTCGGCGCGATGATCGGCGCCGCGCTGGTCTGGGTGGCCTACTACGGCCAGTTCCAGGCCCACCTCACGGACCCGGAGACCGTCGGCGAGAAGCCGATCGAGGGCCCCGGCCCGGTGCTCGGCATCTTCTCGACCGGCCCCGAGATCCGGAACGTCTGGCAGAACCTGGCCACCGAGATCATCGGCACGGTCGTGCTGGTCCTGGCGGTGCTCACCCAGGGCCTCAACGACAGCGGCAAGGGCCTCGGCGTCATAGGCGGCCTCATCACCGCGCTCGTCGTGGTCTCCATCGGCCTCTCGCTCGGCGGCCCGACCGGCTACGCCATCAACCCGGCCCGCGACCTCGGTCCGCGCATCGTGCACGCCCTGCTCCCGCTGCCGAACAAGGGCGGCTCCGACTGGAGCTACTCCTGGATCCCGGTCGCCGGTCCGCTGATCGGTGGCGCCGTCGCCGCGGGTATCTACAACATCGCGTTCGCCTGA
- the glpK gene encoding glycerol kinase GlpK — translation MTDAHTSGPFIAAIDQGTTSSRCIVFDKDGRIVSVDQKEHEQIFPKPGWVEHDAAEIWTNVQEVVAGALAKADITSADVKAIGITNQRETTLLWDKNTGEPVHNALVWQDTRTDALCKELGRNVGQDRFRRETGLPLASYFSGPKVRWLLDNVEGLRERAERGDILFGTMDSWVIWNLTGGVEGGHHVTDVTNASRTMLMNLHTMAWDEKILQSMEIPAAVLPEIRSSAEVYGTVKGGVLDGVPVASALGDQQAALFGQTCFAEGEAKSTYGTGTFMLMNTGDKIINSYSGLLTTVGYQIGDAKPVYALEGSIAVTGSLVQWMRDQMGLIKSAAEIETLASSVEDNGGAYFVPAFSGLFAPYWRSDARGVIAGLTRYVTKAHIARAVLEATAWQTREITDAMTKDSGVELTALKVDGGMTSNNLLMQTLSDFLDAPVVRPMVAETTCLGAAYAAGLAVGFWPDTDSLRANWRRAAEWTPRMDADKRDSEYKSWLKAVERSMGWLDDASEE, via the coding sequence GTGACCGACGCACACACGTCCGGCCCCTTCATCGCGGCCATCGACCAGGGCACCACCTCCTCGCGCTGCATCGTCTTCGACAAGGACGGCCGGATCGTCTCGGTCGACCAGAAGGAGCACGAGCAGATCTTCCCGAAGCCCGGCTGGGTCGAGCACGACGCCGCCGAGATCTGGACCAACGTCCAGGAGGTCGTCGCCGGCGCCCTCGCCAAGGCGGACATCACCTCCGCCGACGTCAAGGCCATCGGCATCACCAACCAGCGCGAGACCACGCTGCTGTGGGACAAGAACACCGGTGAGCCCGTCCACAACGCCCTCGTCTGGCAGGACACCCGCACCGACGCCCTCTGCAAGGAGCTCGGCCGCAACGTCGGCCAGGACCGCTTCCGCCGCGAGACCGGCCTGCCGCTCGCCTCGTACTTCTCCGGCCCCAAGGTCCGCTGGCTGCTCGACAACGTCGAGGGCCTGCGCGAGCGCGCCGAGCGCGGCGACATCCTCTTCGGCACCATGGACTCCTGGGTCATCTGGAACCTGACCGGCGGCGTCGAGGGCGGTCACCACGTCACCGACGTCACCAACGCCTCGCGCACCATGCTCATGAACCTGCACACCATGGCCTGGGACGAGAAGATCCTGCAGTCCATGGAGATCCCGGCCGCGGTGCTGCCGGAGATCCGCTCCTCCGCCGAGGTCTACGGCACGGTCAAGGGCGGCGTCCTCGACGGCGTCCCGGTCGCCTCCGCGCTCGGCGACCAGCAGGCCGCCCTCTTCGGCCAGACCTGTTTCGCCGAGGGCGAGGCCAAGTCCACGTACGGCACCGGCACGTTCATGCTGATGAACACCGGCGACAAGATCATCAACTCCTACAGCGGCCTGCTGACCACCGTCGGCTACCAGATCGGCGACGCGAAGCCGGTCTACGCCCTGGAGGGCTCGATCGCCGTCACCGGTTCGCTGGTGCAGTGGATGCGCGACCAGATGGGCCTGATCAAGTCCGCCGCCGAGATCGAGACCCTCGCGTCCTCGGTCGAGGACAACGGCGGCGCCTACTTCGTGCCGGCGTTCTCCGGCCTGTTCGCCCCCTACTGGCGCTCCGACGCCCGCGGAGTGATCGCCGGCCTCACCCGGTACGTCACCAAGGCGCACATCGCCCGCGCCGTCCTGGAGGCCACCGCCTGGCAGACCCGCGAGATCACCGACGCCATGACGAAGGACTCCGGCGTCGAGCTGACCGCGCTCAAGGTCGACGGCGGCATGACCTCCAACAACCTGCTGATGCAGACGCTCTCCGACTTCCTGGACGCGCCGGTCGTGCGTCCGATGGTCGCCGAGACGACCTGCCTCGGCGCCGCCTACGCCGCCGGCCTGGCCGTCGGCTTCTGGCCGGACACCGACTCGCTGCGCGCCAACTGGCGCCGCGCCGCGGAATGGACCCCTCGCATGGACGCCGACAAGCGTGACAGCGAGTACAAGAGCTGGCTCAAGGCCGTGGAACGCTCCATGGGCTGGCTCGATGACGCATCCGAGGAGTAA